The Liolophura sinensis isolate JHLJ2023 chromosome 8, CUHK_Ljap_v2, whole genome shotgun sequence sequence AGCacacacgaaaaaaaaaaaaaaaacatcgtaTAGCTGATACACTTCGCTCCCTAACTTAAGCTTGTTTGTTGTGTATCCTGTGTGGGCATGGACTGTACTTTTGTAAGCAGCGGTAAGTTGGGAAAGATGTACATCCCAGTATCATTtaagacgtacggcatagagagtaaaaccagagcagcgtgTGATAGCTAgcagatggtcacacgtaaccgggcgaatttacctcagtcagggttttattataagtgttcatgtaaatgcataaatagtagcaatttacacgcccccgagcaccatggcttgagcagaattaggtaaaaaaaactaAGTGATGATAATTGctatttatttgacgtcacaggtgtagaattactcagaacactgtgttgtcatcaaatttagcatacaataacattaaaacaatgcaaaggttAGACTTCTGACCCTATCAGTGTGGCACCTCATCGTTTGGAGTATAAGGTCCAATTAAACCGCTCGACCTGGCCATTTAATACGGAATGGTACGCTGTGGCCCGAGTTTGGTGATTTGGAATAGCTGACATATATCCTGGAAGAGTGCCGCTTCAAAATTGCTCCCCTGGTTTGTAACGGAACACAAAACCTGGTAAAGAACTCATTTACAACTTCGGAGTGTTGGCTAAAGAATGGGTAGATCCGCCCATTTCATGAACCGATTTACAGCAGCTAGCACGTACTTATTTCCAAAGTAAGTCTGGGGAAATGGACAAAAAATGTCGATATGAAGTCGGTCCAAAGAAGCACCACAATAAAGACTGGCTCTTGACGTCTTAGAACTGTTTTTTTGGTGAGCCACACTCAACACACTGTCTAACAAAAAACCCCGTTTATTCCCTTTGTCTTCGACCCACTCATAAAACAATACACCTTTCTCAGTCAGGAACATGTCTCTGTTTAATTGATCGGGTCATTAAAGGAGGACTTTCTATTGCGATGTCGTCGTTGCCTGGAAATTCTCGACTCAACATTCTACAGAGCTCATGTCTGCATCACCCAACTGCACCTATTTAATTTCGTTCAGTGTGTAACCATGAATTCAGTTAGCTACAGGAACATCTTACATGTTTGCTTCTGTTCTGCGAACAGAAGGAGGCACAACGTCGTCTTGAACTTGAATGTCAAGCTTGTCCCATTGAAAGTGAAGCTTCAAACAGTGGGGATATTCCCTGCAAGACAGTAAGGTGATGCCGCTGTTGGGTGGAGAGCACTCATTAATACTAAGAACACTGAATAGTGCATCGACATTACAGTATTCCTTTCCACTACGATGTTGGATGACAAGCTCCTCGAGCCATCATACAAGTTGACTTTGGGGCGCGTTAAAAAGTTGGAAAAGCCAAAGAAGGCTGTTATGGGCGGTTCTAAGTAGGAACATGCTACCAAGTAGGACTTGTTTAAAATCATCCGAAAAGGCAAACACAGCCAACAAATTCCGACGCATGACACAATACCGTGTTTGCACAAGGCTTAATCGGCGGCCAGGTTAATCGACAATTTTACCTGTCATTCCTGGTGCTGAGAAAGTACAACTCCGATCCCAGTATTTGAGGCGCCTGTGTCGAGCACGAACATACCTTCACTACAGGCGTAGGCGAGAATCGATGCCTTAGTCAGGCTTTTTGGATCtacaaaaatgtttcttgttGAGCGGATTTCCTTTGGAATTCCTGTCCTTTTTGAGTAAGCTGGTGAAGGGGGCAGATGCGTATCCTTGGACGAAGCGCCGATTATAATTTGTGAACCCAAGAGAAGCCTTCAGATCTGTCAACATGCAGGAAGTTAGCTAGTTTTCGATATCTGCAATGAGTTGGGGATTATCTTTAAAACCCTCCCCACTTACAAGGAATTGCCCAAGCAATTCAACCTCCTTTTGAAACAGATGACATGTTGATGCTTTTCAGCTTTAATCCATAGTCACTCTAGGACCATCCGTAAGCCAGCAAGATGTTCGCTAAAATTCTTTCCGATGATAATCATATCTTCAAGGTTTATGAAGAGGATGTCCCACTGGAGGCCCTTGAAAACCAGCTCCTTTCCCCTTTGAAAGGTCTCAGGTCCACACACCTGTTGTATACACTCAAATAGGCCCATACAAGGCTGACCCACTAAGTGTATCGAAGCACTCATCTATCTTGGGCAAGGGATGCTCCTTTACCGTTGCATCTTGGATTTTTCTTCAATAATCCACGCACCATCTCACACTTGCATCCTTGTAAACAAGAACCACGAGAGGCCTAGACGGCACAATGACGCCAGCATTTCCCAAGTGACCATACTCTTCCTTATGAAGCCCCAGTGATACCCGTCTGACGGGTTGTCTACTGGCACGACCTTCTTGTGTGTTTATGCGATACTTTATCGCTTGGAAATATGTTCAACTAACAAACCCACCAGCTGCAGCATTTCAGAATGGTTTGGCAGGGTTTGCGTGGAATGGGCGTTCGGTAAAATTGTAAATAACTTTGCCTTTCTTGACTTTAAGACAAACGTGAAGATCTTTCTCCAACCTGGTGTGAGGTAATATATGGTTGGCACGATTCTAACAAATTGCCATACCTGTATTTACAgccgagtcacacctaagactttaaaggaggaagttgtaactccctcgcttggcgttcagcatgaacgggatagtgcaactactggttgacccttatgagtataatggctcgggcggagcggcttacttgctttcggtaagtcgtctcagtgaagcagcactagacaaaagaacggtggaaatccatcctgcgacaaggaggcacattacatgcattctaaggattccttcgtcgtcataggactgaaaaattgttaaaccccaagcactctctcactcactgcATTTACAGTAGTCAAACCAGTAGGTTTTTCGACCTTGATCCGCCAGGGGTGGAGGAATACAATGGAAGGGAGGCGATGTAATATAAATctggtacatgcatatatgtccACTGAGAAACCCACGTATCAGGCCATGACTTATGTCATTTACACTGAATGGTCTAACATCTTAAAAGTTTAACctagttgaaaacttttttactCTCTCTGTAAATATTAAAAGTTGAGTTAATTGTATTTAAATGCTGACGACCACATTTAGGGCCAACTGTTAACttacaaataaaaagataagtgaaatattcttgagtatatacggcgtaaaacttcaatcaaataaataagaatgtaatgtatacatttctTTATCGTATGTCGCTTGAATTACTCAACGTAATACACATTTGTGTACTACGGTTAGAAACACAATGTTTAGCCAATGTTAATAAGGTAAAGCCAGTAAATAAACGGataattgttttcatgtaagtTGTATTTATACTCTCTTTGCTTACAATATCACTCCCGAATCCAAAGTATTATCGAGCAAATACAATATACACTTCTGTTTAATTTTTGAGGTGTCAATTTGTACACGCATTTAATTAGGATGAAATCAATGTTTATGAAGCTTATAACAAAGttgtaagaagaaaaaaacactcgTATTAAAAAGaacattcatatatttaaactgaaaAGGTAGCGAGTGAAATAGAGTAAATGGTATTTGCCCAGCAGTTATAAACACCCTTATACACAAACGAAAATTCCTCGGGCTCAGCAATTCAGATCAAATTACAGTTCTGCAGAACAAGTCAATCGTCGCCTGTCCCCCGTCATTTTCTGTTCTCTCTCCCTTCCATTCAACTAAAACCTCCCCCTCTAGTGGTAGATCGAGCAATGCTCtttgcgtacatgtatgtgttcgtAATCCTGTATAAAACTATACCTATAGATAATGTGTGACTGATTCTCGTGCAGCTTTTACCGGTATATAGTAGCCTAAACTGTGCAGAAATAATTCTGAATACTGCCACCGTTTACCATTCTGATAACATGGTGTAAGAATAAGATGTTGGGCCTCAATGTACAGTAATGAATATGTGCGTTTAGTGTTTTTGCCTGGCTCTTCCCTCAGCCCACTTTCCATGTACACACGCGCATGAGTCTCGTTAAGGTCTACTTAAGAAAGGTCTACGCAGTGGAATTTCCTGGTGTATTCTGAATTTTAATTTCCAACTGGACTAAACCGAACATTAATTTCCTAGATGGCCCAAGCCGTTCTGTCAGCATcaggcacacatacatgcaaagCACTTTTTTGAACTAAAGTACGTAATTCCGGTGACGTCAtcagtttgtgtatatttcggGGAGCTAGGTCTAAATATTCACAGCAGAATCATTTGACGCACGTACACGTTGGCGAAAATTACTTGACAGCAACATCCAAAATGTCTGGACAAGAACAAATGGATATTGAGCTATTCGAAATTCGAACTGCTTTGTATATTGGAAATTATCAGCATTGTATAAACGAGGCACAGAAGTTGAAGGTATGTAGGTGAAAAGCGATACTTATCAAGAtctgattacaacaacaacatttgcatTTAACACAGCCAGCTTAAGACTAACACTAAACAGTAACAACACGGTACAACGCAGGTCACATTGGAGAGGGCTCCCTGGAGACCTTGGGTTTGGTATTACCCTTAGAATGTTACACTTTAGACGACAGTTCAGGATTCCGCTATAGTTAGTCACTGAACCCCTTCTCAATAACCCTAAAAGACTCCTACTCTTTTCCTGGTAAGCCAACTCCGCATTTCAGGATTCTTGCCAGATCACTAAGGTTGAGGCTAGATAAGGTGGGAACTCTTGCATAGTAACTTAATTAAAAGATGTGAGTTTACGTTACCTGTTAATTGTAACGTTGAGCCAACAGACCTAGCTGTGGAAGATGTATATTCCATCTATCAACTACTGGTACCATAAAAATCTCGCCTTTTAACAGTATTAGTTTGCAAGAGCCTGTACCTTGTCTCATTCAAGCTGTGTGAACTGGCCAGAGCTTTTGGTTgcacaaaatgttaaatatatgctCAAGGAAGGCTTTATATGTGATTTGTTTTGAGTGTTGTGATACCAACTGAAAGACCGACTACCCGTGCCATTGTACGACCATGGGTGCTTTTCACAGGAGGTCTCATCTCCCAGTGCTCAATTAGCTCTCTCAACACATATATTAAGTGTTGAAAGACCAGCTGACAGCTATGTACTTCCAGAAGTGGAAAGATAGCTTGAGTGATGgcagaaggtacatgtacttgaaggTCAACATGTCTTCATTGGATATCACATCTGTACTACAGTATTTTGTTACAGAGTGGTTGGGGTGGAAAGTATGTCTATGAGTTGGTAACTAACATAAAAGTAAACATTATAATAGAAATACACCATCCCAGTGAGGTTGAAATCTTTAAAAtagtaatgaaacaaatataatatgttttgttgtgttttcagTCGAACAATCCAGATGTGAGAGCCGAGAAGGATGTAATAATGTACAGAGCCTATGTGGCTCAAAAGAAATATGGAGTGGTTCTGGATGAAATCACATCTAACCATCCACCAGAACTTCAGGCTGTGAAGATGTTAGCTGATTATCTGTCAAATGAGAGTAAAAGGTAAAGACATTTGTTGTTGTCGTTATACTTGAGCAAGTGATCTACATAGAGTGTTTTGGAACCAATTTGCATACTTTTCCAGTAAGTACTGTAAGGTAGATATGGTCAGACTGTTTCCATCTGTTTATTTGCTGTGTTCTTCACACTAGGTATTAAATTTGTAAGATGGTGTAATTGTTTTTGTAATGTAcgtttaaatatgtatatgttttatgtatttgaaaattaCACTGGCTGGATATTTTTGTCTGTGATGACAGTATCGATTTCAAGgctgtgttttgttacagacCCTCCCTAGTGAAGGAAGTGGACTCTAAGATGACAGGAAGTGTTGATATCAGTGATAAGACCTTATTACTTATGGCTGGGACCATCTattatcatgaaaatgttaGTAATAATTAATTTCTTTGCATGTTTCATGTAATTTATTGACTTTGATACGAACACAGGAATAGATGCTAGAGAGAAgttgccaggtatctgacatGATGTAGTCTTCCTCAGAGCCCTGCCCAATTTTCCCCCAGAGCTCTGTCTTCTATTATCTTCCTGGTTGcctccaggctctgctcagtttcaaATTGGGTGTGCTCAGTTTACCCTGTTGGGAAATTCCCAGTTTTATCTACTGATAACCGTCATGGTAATAATATTAAGAGAGACACTGTtaagtatggagtaaaacatcaaataatgaaatcaaTACTTGTAGTTAGAAACAGTGTGCGATACATCTTGAAGTCATAAATTTCCAAATAATTACATGGCAGTAAAAAATTTTAGAACTTTGATTTTGTGACATTATGTGACGTTATTTCCGGGTGTCCcttttttgtaacaaaaatgtcCAGCATTCAGAGCAGTagatatactcaagaataccttgtacatgttaaaaacacTTCAGCTGTCTTACTCAAGTATAAGCTTTTAAGTTGGTCTTGATATCAACTTCCATTACTTTCAGAACTTTGATGCTGCCTTGAGAGCTTTACACCAGTCTGAATCTTTAGAGTGGTGAGTAAACAACTTCAGCTTATTTCATCTTAGAATTCAGGGAACTTGGATACCCTagttcttctaaaatttgggacagacaTTGAAAAGACAGATATTGAAAttagaatattatatttctttaccagccctgtggaaaagtaaagatatgagcatgttgttcattagatggcaTAACCATGTGAGAAAGAAGAAACTccatattcctgctagaattacatatatattggctaaaatgagcagaccagtttctcaaattttagaagaaataggataGGTGGTTTTGATCAGCATTATTTAGCACAAGAGCGATGGCCCTGTGGTTGTGAGGAGTTTCCTATGCAGTGTATTTTgacatgttcttgagtatgacgaCACCAAATGATCTGTGGCTTAACCTCTGTCATGTTCTGACACAGTATGTGGGAGACAAAAGATCTTCCAGGtcaagtcataccaaagactttaagaatggtacatgttgctgcttcgcttggtgctcagcactgagatgtttagagcaaggaaacaactGGTTGACATggtgtgtgtataatgtgaggtgtcatgtctggtgtcttctacttcagtggcagcaccAGTTTATGTAACAGAATGGGCTCATCAagtaaacacacctaatgatccCTAGTCCTCATTTGgcgaaaaaattgttaagtaggacatAAAAACttaagcatacataaatacattgaCCAAAGATTCTGGATATAGGATAAACACTTGGGATTTTATGTTGATTTTTAATGTTGATGTTCAATGTGAATGTTGTGTGAAACAGCTGATTCTGATTCTTCAAGTAATCGAATTGTATTTTCTATCTCCTGACAGTGCGGCCCTCATGGTTCAGATTTTGCTGAAAATGGATCGCGTTGATCTAGCAAAGTAAGCCTTGTGGGTGGTTTTTTTCCTTCGTAGAGGATTTTTATTTGTGGAAGAAACTGTTTATTAATATGATTAATGATACATTTCTCCTTTGTGGAGGTAAATTTTTCTAATCTACCTTTCTGGAGATGCATTTCTACACATTTAATTTGTCTCAAAAACCACTGAAATATTGGGAACTGGGCATGTTTGCCAAGTCGTCTTATTGGTTTGCCTCACTGACAACTGACCAATGTGATTGCATGTTTGACTGTGGCGTTTATATCAGGAGATGTGGTCAGgaaactgaatttatttatttgtagattaaatctttttttccttcttctttGAATTTCATTAGAAAGGAGTTGAAGAGGATGCAGGACACTGATGATGACAGCATTCTCACCCAGCTGGCTCAGGCTTGGTTCAATCTGGCAGTggtcagttacctcccttgtctaTCATCTGTATTTATTATAAAAGTGGTTGTTTGCTTAGATTCCTTGGATATATCAAGGTCTTACTGCATGGAGGCTTGCATGGTTTGTTGGATGTCGTATTCAGGTTTGCCGCAGTCTCTGTTTGAGAGAGAACTTGAAGACCTGAGCTCCACAAGTCTTGgttatttttatattcataACTGATAAATTCACAGAAATTGTATCCATAGCACATTTGAAAGAGgatttatttcctgttttgttgGTGGTTTTAGTGACATGATAATTATCAAGATGCACGCCACATCTTTTAGGGATCCTTGTCAGGTTTGCTAATTGTGGGTGTTAATAGTGATGTTGCCGTGTAACTTGCATATTATTTTCCTCAAACATCTATTcgtcattgttattttttttcatccattgttttactacatggacatgtatttcttcaaatTAATATATTGACCAAATCATTAGCGAGGTGAAATTctcaacaaatttgaccacAGACATAATGCTGTTTCGGCATATTACAgacatgttatctgatctggaCAGGTGAATTatataatttctgtgaagttcatATGTGCTGTAAAAATCTTCATGTGCCGCTACCTGAACAGTACATCTTCAAAATCTAATGAATTGTGTTTTCATATTGCATCAAAAGTTATACTtttattggtcgaatttgttgaggatttacgGTACCTCATTATGTAGGAagtgtctgtatactgtgactgggggGAAGAAGGTCTGATAATTTGGGTATGGTACCTCATTATGTAGCAactgtctgtatactgtgactgggggGAAGAAGGTCTGATAATTTGGGTATGGTACCTCATTATGTAGAAACTGtctatatactgtgactgggggGAAGAAGGCCTGATAATTTGGGTATGGTACCTCATTATGTAGAAACTGTCTATATACTGTGACGCAGGTCTGATAATTTGGGTATGGTATCTCATTATGTAGAAACTCTATATACTGTGAAGCAGGTCTGATAATTTGGGTATGGTACCTCATTATGTAGAAACTGTCTATATACTGTGAAGCAGGTCTGATAATTTGGGTATGGTACTTTCATTGGGTACATACAAGTACTATAAATATGTTGCCATATGTCCCATCTTGCAAGGAAGGTGATAAATCACAACATCATGTGAGAAAATAGCAATTTAGCAACCAAGAAATCAATTGTTCCAGTGAGGTttggtgttcaaatccagctcctacCGGTTTTGCTGGAACACACTTGACAAAGGTCAGTGATTTGCTCTAGGCATTATGGCTTTCCTGTCACCACTGTCATCTGAGTCAAAAGTTTCTAGAGCAAGGCACTATACAACAATCAAGCAAATAcatctaaataaataagtaagaaagCGATTTGCaggttttgtgttgttgttgtagggaGGTGACAAGTACCAGGATGCGTACTACATCTTTCAGGAGCAAGCAGACAAACACTCATCAACCCCGCTGTTACTGAACGGTCAAGCAGCCTGCTACATGGCCCAGGGCAAGTTTGAGGATGCTGAGGGAGTACTACAGGAAGCCATGGACAAGGTGAGCGACTTGGTAGAAAGTTGTCTCCACTTGCCAACAGGTGGAGCCAGTTTTGATATTGATGGTTAGCTGAATCCACCCTTGCTCACCCCAGTGTCTCATCCTGACACCTGTAACTTTATCTTTAGTACCACTTACATCTTACATCTGCCTCACATCTGCCTCTTGTTCACTTCTGCCTTTTGTTCTTCAATGCCACCCCAAACCAAGTCtggaattaaaatttatatgcGGCCCTAAAAATTAAtaccacacaaaaataaaaagtcatcATCGTGAAAAAATACACGTAAAATTAGGATGTAACCACTTTGTCAGATATATTGCTTTCCAGACCTCCAGAAGCGTTAATAGAGGACTGTTTTCTGATGTCAGGGGCAGAAAATAAGATAATGAAACATCTGAAAAGGAAGGCTTTGGGATATTTTGCCTTCTTTTCTTTTGCCTCCTTCCTTTTTGCCTCAAAATGccttttaaattattaaagttTAGTAAAGAAAAGAGATCATAGGTAGATCTCTTTGAATCTGGCAAAATATATTACTTAATGCtgataaaaaaacttttgtacTACAGAAAGTAATAATTGGTCTGGTGTCTATACAGTGTGGCTGGGTTTGGTGTCAGGCTTGGTGTCCGATAAACAcagtaaattaaacaaagctTACTTTACCTACTTCAATATATCAAGTACTAACATGTTATTTGATTTCAGTGACACCCCAGGTTTGTATGTAAAGTAACTTTATGTCTTTTTGCAGGACAGCAATAATGCAGAGACCCTGGTGAATATGGTGGTCCTGAGTCAACACCTAGGCAAGCCTCCAGAGGTGAGTTCTGACAAGGTTGCCTAGCGACACCTGCCTTGTGTCAGGGGTCAAATTCCTGATAGGGAAAATGTATAACTCTCCAAGATAATCAGCAGTTTTAATATGTTTGATCAATAACGACATATCAATCGTTAAGTGATTCCAACTTTAAATCAGGGTATAAACATAACACTTTAAGACTTCCAGATATGACTACAGTGAAAACTCTCTTTAGGAATTGGGCTCCTGAACTTATCTCTCTCAGATTAGGTGTTGAAAATGGAATCTTGAACACAGGAAAATTGGTAAAGGTAGCTAGTAGCTGCCTTCAAATGAACTCCCGGATGGTTGTGTTGGGAGAAGCATTCTGTTTAGTGGATGTAGTCTCAGGATAATATAAAAAGATGGAGAACTGTGAGAACACATGCATTTACtgtaaatgcatgtgtttagaGGTTTTCTTCCTCTCCTGGCTCTCTCCTCCATCCACAACCTGTTTCTTCTTGCTCTCTCCCCCTCCCCAACCTCTTTCCTTTTGCTCTCTCTCCCCTTCCCGAtctatttctttttctctcttttttttcacacgCAGTTTTTGTCTTGTCTAGTGGACACCGTCCGCCCTTTAACAAACATTGATATTTTAGGGCATTACATCAGTGTTATTGAAACTGGTCTAAAACCATCTGAATGGGTCACCTTCCTTTATCAATACCCAGTATTAATCACCATTTAATTAAGCatgggatatttttttttccactgtcGGAATCTTACTTCAGATAAAAAGTTTAGCGAGATGAGAGGTCCAGGTGATGTATGTGTTACCATGGTGATCTACTGTAGATTCTGGAAAAATGATGTTTTGTGATGATGGCTTTATCGACATTTTATACCTCCTGTCTGATTTTGTGGAAAGGTgacattatatacatgcaggagCTATCACACTGAATCCCTCCACTTCAAATTGTCCATCAAGAAAACTTGTTGAATTTGATTGGTTATGG is a genomic window containing:
- the LOC135472868 gene encoding coatomer subunit epsilon-like; translated protein: MSGQEQMDIELFEIRTALYIGNYQHCINEAQKLKSNNPDVRAEKDVIMYRAYVAQKKYGVVLDEITSNHPPELQAVKMLADYLSNESKRPSLVKEVDSKMTGSVDISDKTLLLMAGTIYYHENNFDAALRALHQSESLECAALMVQILLKMDRVDLAKKELKRMQDTDDDSILTQLAQAWFNLAVGGDKYQDAYYIFQEQADKHSSTPLLLNGQAACYMAQGKFEDAEGVLQEAMDKDSNNAETLVNMVVLSQHLGKPPEVSNRYISQLKDSHRGHPFVKDYLQKETEFDRIAKNYSPSVSA